The Candidatus Nanopelagicales bacterium nucleotide sequence CTCGACAATCCCGAAATCCTGCAATCCGGCGTCAGCTTCGCCACCATCGCGGTCTGCTGGCGTTACCACCACGTTCTCTTTGAGCGGCTGCGCGACTACAGCCGGTTCATTGTCTGGTTGAACTTCGCGTGGCTCTTCTGCGTCGTCTCGATCCCTGTCATGACAGCGGCCAAGCTGCCCACGGACAGCCCGAGTCTCGGCAACTTCCGCGGGTTCATCGACACACTCATCGTCCGCGGTGAGGGGAACATCAGCTACCAGAATTACTTCGTCTTCTGGTTCGTCGTCGGGCTCTCCTTCTTCTGCCTGTTCCTGATGTCCCGCCATGCGGCACGAACCGATCGCCCGCTGGCCAAACCCGGCACGCAGTTGGACGCCGAGAACTGGATCTACCTCCGGCCGACGCTGGTGTGCCTCATCGCCGCGGTGCTTGGGTTGTGGAACCCCGCGGTCGGTGACCTCTCGCTGATCGTGGGGATCATCGCCAGTGCGATCGTCGCTCGTCGGTCCGCCAGCCCAGCCGCTGGCCCAGCCGCACCCTAGCTAGCGGCGGAGGCGGGTTCCAAGTGAACGCTGTCGATCTGGTCCGCAAGATCCTTGAGTGCGTTGGAAACCGCCGTCCGCGACGC carries:
- a CDS encoding DUF1211 domain-containing protein, encoding MPSAADAEPTPEGVILIEEPGDVARLTFFTDAAVAISLTLLIVPVSEYVIEMPDTSWTKLILDNPEILQSGVSFATIAVCWRYHHVLFERLRDYSRFIVWLNFAWLFCVVSIPVMTAAKLPTDSPSLGNFRGFIDTLIVRGEGNISYQNYFVFWFVVGLSFFCLFLMSRHAARTDRPLAKPGTQLDAENWIYLRPTLVCLIAAVLGLWNPAVGDLSLIVGIIASAIVARRSASPAAGPAAP